A region of Catenibacterium mitsuokai DNA encodes the following proteins:
- a CDS encoding RNA-binding domain-containing protein, whose translation MRETRNLEFKETITSTFLKTVSAFSNYDGGTILFGVDDDGNIKGLSDLIKSCLDIENKINDTISPQPDYVLEPNEVNKTIKLIVKSGLQKPYLYKSKAYKRNDSATIEVDTLEFSRLVLEGKNISFEELPCKDQNLTFHFLEEQLEKSIQINSFTLDTLKTLNLYDNNNGYNNAAGLLADNNDFPGVDIIKFGENISVIQKRITFDHMSILEVYKKTLEVFRDYYRYEVIEGPERKNVEKIPEAAFREAIANALIHRVWDVNSHIRISMFDNHIDIVSPGGLPSGISEEEYLNGKISVLRNRNLANVFYRLGFVEIFGTGITRIKQLYESSFVKPRFEVSENAIKIELPVFEDISDLTDDEHLILKALSKTVLKSISEIVPSTPFGKSKVSSLLKILEKKGVILIQGKGRSTKYIIK comes from the coding sequence CTTTTTCTAACTATGATGGTGGAACAATCTTGTTTGGAGTTGACGATGATGGCAATATTAAAGGTTTATCAGATCTAATCAAATCATGTTTAGATATTGAAAACAAAATCAATGATACTATTTCTCCACAACCAGATTATGTACTTGAACCAAATGAAGTAAACAAGACCATAAAACTTATTGTGAAAAGTGGATTACAGAAACCATATTTATATAAATCAAAAGCATACAAGCGTAATGATTCTGCGACTATAGAAGTAGATACATTAGAGTTCTCAAGACTTGTATTAGAAGGTAAAAATATTAGCTTTGAGGAATTACCATGTAAAGACCAAAATCTTACTTTTCATTTTCTTGAAGAACAATTAGAAAAATCTATTCAAATCAATTCGTTTACTTTAGACACATTAAAAACTCTTAATCTCTATGATAATAATAATGGTTATAATAATGCGGCTGGTTTACTAGCAGATAATAATGATTTCCCTGGAGTTGATATTATAAAATTTGGAGAAAATATCAGTGTTATTCAGAAAAGAATTACATTTGATCATATGTCTATTCTAGAAGTCTATAAGAAAACACTTGAGGTATTTAGAGATTATTATAGATATGAAGTGATAGAAGGACCTGAAAGAAAGAATGTAGAAAAGATACCAGAAGCAGCTTTTAGAGAAGCTATTGCGAATGCTCTTATTCACAGGGTGTGGGATGTGAATTCTCATATTAGAATATCTATGTTTGATAATCATATCGATATAGTGTCTCCAGGTGGATTGCCTTCGGGGATTTCTGAAGAAGAGTATTTGAATGGTAAAATATCTGTTTTAAGAAATAGAAATCTTGCGAATGTATTCTATCGATTAGGCTTTGTAGAAATATTTGGGACAGGTATTACACGAATCAAACAATTATATGAAAGTAGTTTTGTGAAACCTCGTTTTGAAGTATCAGAAAATGCTATAAAGATTGAATTGCCTGTTTTTGAAGATATTTCTGATTTGACAGATGATGAGCATCTTATTTTAAAAGCATTAAGTAAAACAGTCCTAAAATCTATTAGTGAAATAGTACCAAGTACACCTTTTGGTAAATCAAAAGTATCTTCTCTATTAAAAATATTAGAGAAAAAGGGAGTTATACTGATTCAAGGAAAAGGTAGATCTACAAAATATATAATAAAATAG